The sequence CATCTAAAGAAATGAGATGTTCTAATTTCTTACCAAAACATAACAAAGGCATTCCTGCTTTATCGGTATGTTTGAGCATTCTTTCTAGGTATTGTGGGGAGCGTACGAGTCGACGGTCATCTGCAGCGAATAATTTTGCAATGTAATCCCCGGGTTCTAACAGGGTGAGCATCACAGAAGCTACGGGGTCGTGACTGCTAATTTGTAGTAGTAAACGTGCTCGGGAACATTCTTTACTTAATTCTATTTCTTTAATTTTGGCATCAACCCCTAATTGTGCTAGTGAGCTTTTTAGATTGAGATGTAAGCAATGCTGAGGTAAATGAAAACCCAAGAAGTACTCGGGGATATTTAGTATTTCTATTTCCCCCTCGTATGTATTCGGCGATAGCATATGCAGGGGAGACGTAAGGTACCCATCAGGAGAAGTTGCGTCGTGGTTCCTGTGGAATAAGTTATACATATATCCTCCAAAAAAAATAGGCTTTTATAGCTTGAGAGTCTTGTTTTAGATGAAAAAGATTTTTAAGAAAATGCAAAGAAATGTCTTTGCGATTGAGAATTATTTTTCTCTGGATACAATGGAGGGTTTTTAAGAAGGATGGGAAATATGCGAATTCCAAGAAGCGTTGGTACACACGACGGTTCTTTTCATGCTGATGAGGTTACAGCGTGTGCTTTACTTATTTTGTTCGATCTTGTTGATGAAGAGAAGGTCATCCGTACGCGAAATCCTGAAAAGCTCGCAGAGTGCGAATATGTGTGTGATGTCGGTGGAGTCTATTCCCCAGATCAAAAAAGATTTGATCACCACCAGGTATCCTATGAAGGACCTTGGAGTAGCGCAGGAATGGTATTGCATTATCTTAAGGAACAACGACTTATCGATCTAGAAGAATATCATTTTCTCAATCATACGTTAATTCATGGCATCGATGAACAAGACAATGGAAGGTTTTTTTCCAAAGAAGGCTTTTGTTCTTTTTCTGATATAATTAAAATCTACAATCCTGAAGAAGGGAGGAATGCTTCGGATGCGGATTTCTTTTTCTCTTTAAAATTTACTATCGACTTATTGAAGCGTTTGAGAAATAAGTTTCGCTACGATCGCATGTGTAGAGATGTTGTCAGATCTGCCATGGAAAAAGATGAATTTTGTTTATTTTTTGATCGTCCGTTGGCATGGCAAGAAAATTTCTTTTTTTTAGGTGGTGAGCAACACCCTGCAGCGTTTGTCTGTTTCCCTGCTTGTGATCAATGGATTCTTCGGGGGATCCCTCCGACTTTAGATAGGCGTATGGAAGTGCGTGTGCCCTTCCCAGAAAGTTGGGCAGGACTTCTTGGCAAAGAGCTCGAAGAAATCAGCGGGATTCCTGGAGCAATTTTCTGCCATAAGGGATTGTTTTTATCCGTTTGGGATAGCAAAGAACACTGTCGGCGAGCCTTACAGTTGGTATTAGAAAATCGAGGATTAGTATGACCATTTTTGAAAGAATTATCGAAGGCTCAATAGATTGCGAAAAAGTTTTTGAAAATGAAAATTTTATAGCTATAAAAGATCGTTTTCCCCAGGCTGCTGTACATTTGTTGATTATTCCTAAAAAACACATAGAAAAATTACAAGATATGCAGGATGAGGATTTTTCTTTACTTGCTGAAGCAGGAAAAATTATTCAGCAATTAGCGGAAGCTTTTGGTATTGCTGAAGGATATCGTGTTGTAATCAATAATGGTGTTGACGGGGGACAGAGCGTATTCCATTTACATATTCATCTTTTAGGTGGAAGCTCATTGGGGGCTATTGCCTAATTTTTTTTTCCTTATTAGCGAATGTGGCTCAGGGATCGCCATCTTTGCGCCAACATTTGCTTATTGGTGATTTCCCTCGAGCGATTCAGGAAGCTAAGGCCCTGTTGTCCTCTTCCGAATGTTCGCTCTCCGAAACTCGACTTGCTCTAAAAGCATTAGCACAGGGGAAGGATTACGCATCCTGGCATCGGGAGTTTACTAAAGCACGTAAACGCTACCCACAACTTGCTAAAGATCGCGATACTTTAGAAGATTTTGCTCAACAAGTTCTTTCCGATGGTATGCGCCACCCTTCGATGACTGTACGCGCAGTGAGTATACTGTCTATAGGCTTAGCCAGAGACTTTCGTTTAGTCCCTCTTGTTCTGGCGAGTCTGTCCGATGATAGCGTGATTGTGCGTACCTTGGGTCTACAGGTAGTCTTGCAGTATGGATCGCAGAGTTTAAAAGATGCTGTCTGTAAAATTGCGCGTCATGATGATTCTATGCAAGTGCGTATGATGGCATACCAAATTGCTGCGATTTTAGACATTGAAGAACTCCTTCCTTATCTTCAAGAACGTGCGAATAACAAACTTGTCGACGGTGAGGAACGTAGGGAAGCGTGGAAAGCTTCTCTCATGCTTACCCCACATTTGCTTTCTAGATCTAGAGTACAAGAAGATATGGATCAGGCTTTATTTGCCTGCGAACTCTTGCATCATGTGGGGGAAGAAAAAGATGAGAGTGTGCTCCTGGATTTATTATCGATTCAGTACCCTGAAGTTCAAGAAGCGGCATTACGCGCAGCATTGTCTTGTGGACGCGAGGTGAGCTGTAAATCAAAAAAAGTTGCTGATCAAGTGCGCTATATTGCGCAAACGTCTCCCTTCCCCAAAGTACGTCTACAAGCAGCAGCTCTTCTCTATCTTCAAAGAGATCCTTTAGGGGAAGAGTTGCTAGTACAAGGTTTACTTTCTCCTCTCGCCTCGATTTGTGAGTCAGCATCTGCTGCCGTATGTTCTTTAGGCATAGGTGGAAAAGATCTTGCTGATAGGTATCTGAATATTGTGGTCTCCAGGAGAGCCGCAGCAAATCTCGCGATTTTACTGCTTGTCAGTCGTACGCATGTGGAAAGAGCTGGTGATGTTATCGCTGATTTTATCAGCGATCCTGAGATGTGCTGGGCTATAGAACAGTTTCTTTGGAGTTCACAGTGGAACCCTAAAAGTGCTTCCCTCCCTCTCTATTTTGATATGGTAAAAAGAGAGATAGGGAGAAAGCTGATCCGTTTGCTTGCTGTATCAAAATATAGTAAAGTAAAAAAAGTTACGGGAGATTTTCTTGCTAATCGGCAACAACATGGCTGGAGTTTTTTTTCAGGATTATTCTGGGAAGAAGGAGATGAGCAAACGGCGCAGATATGGACTGCAGATAAAAGTTTTGCTTCTAAGTTAGAGTCAACTTTAGCTCGCTTGTGTCAGAAAAAAAATAGCGAATCTCTGCATCAAGCGATGCAGCTCTATCCTGAAAGTCGTTGGCAAGATAAACTGGCTATTTTAGAAGGTATCGCTTTTTCGGAAAATACCGAGGGTGTGGATTTCCTTCTGGAATGTTGTTACCATGAACCCCCTTCGCTGCGTTGTGCAGCAGCAGGGGCTTTATTCGCTCTATTTAAGTAGATCCGTTTCTTTTAGTTTGACGAGATTGTTTAGTGGATGTGTTGGGTCCATAGCAAGGTCGTCTAAGTTCATTTTGTACTTTTCTAATTCTTCAATTAATGTAGATAAGGCTTGCTCACATTCCTCTTTAGAAAATAAAGATTTACGTGGTTTCTCCAATGCTTCTAAAAATTCATCCACAATTTGGATTAGGTGATAAGTAAATTTTTTTAAATAGAGAGTAGGCTTCTTTTCAGTATTATTATTTGTCATAGTTAATTTATCTTGTTTGTTAGTTTCTTTTTAAAATAAAAAGGAGTTTTTTCAATAAATTTTTAATATAAAAAAGAAACTAGATAGTTTTTATAGATTTTTAAGAGCACTTATTTTAATCTAGTATGAAAGTCTAAAGCGCAGGGATTTTTCAATATGCCAACACTACATTTTTCTTTGAAAATGCTTCGCGCTTCCTTATTTTCTTTAAGTTTTCGTTATTCTGGTCGCTATCTCCATCGAATCTCACTGTTTTTTAAGTAAATTTTTTGCCGAAGATAGGAGGTAACTCTGTCTTCTCCGATAGTTGTTCTTCGGCCTGTTTATTTTTACAGTTAAGAGTTTCGCAATGAATTTTGGATTATTTTTATGTTGTTTGCTTGGCGTTCAGGCCTTATGTATATTTGTAGGTCGTCGAGGCGGCTCTACAGTTCAGGATCGTGAGGGGTATTTCCTCGCAGGAAGAAGTTTAAAAACGTTTTCTTTAACGATGACGTTTATCGCTACACAAATTGGTGGTGGGGTACTCCTAGGTGCAGCTGAAGAAGCCGCACGTTACGGTTATGGAGTGATCTTGTATCCTTTGGGTGTGGCTTTAGGTTTGATATTCCTTGGTGTGGGGCCCGGAAGGAAATTGGCTTCGGGATCGATTGTTACCGTAGTTACGCTTTTTGAGAGTGTGTATAAATCAAAAAAGCTACGTAAAATGGCCTTTCTTCTCTCAGCTCTATCTTTGTTTTTTATTCTTGTAGCGCAGATAGTCGCTTTGGATAAGCTATTCGGCGTTTTCTCTTACGGCAAATATCTCACCGCTATTTTCTGGATCACGCTCGTATTTTATACTTCTACGGGAGGATTTCGTGGTGTTGTCAGAACAGATATCGTTCAGGCGTTATTTCTGCTTATTGCTGTGATCACTTGTGCTGTTTCTGTTTGGTATGGCTCATCTAAGTTTACGCAAATCGTATCTCCCTCTGTTTTTGAACCCCTACCAACAAGCAAGCTTCCCGGATGGATTTTCATGCCTATGGTCTTTATGGTTGTCGAGCAGGATATGGCACAACGTTGTGTTGCTGCCTCCTCACCGCGAAGACTCCAATGGGCAGCAATATTTGCTGGGATCGTAATTCTTTTGTTTAATCTTATTCCATTATTTTTAGGCTCTCTAGGAGCAAAATTGGGGATTTCTCAAGGCTGTGTGCTTATTGATACCGTAGCTTATGTAAGCGGACCATCATTAGCAGCTATTATGGCAGCAGCCATTGGTGTGGCCATACTCTCTACAGCAGATTCTTTGATTAGTGCTGTTGCTCAGCTTATTAGTGAAGAAGTGCCTCAACTATCTTCATTAAACTACCGCTACCTTATTGGCATGATTGCAGTACTCGCTCCTGTTGCTGCTTTAGGCTTTAGCAATATTGTGGATTTGCTGATGCTAAGCTATGGTCTGTCCGTGTGTTGTCTTTCTGTGCCTCTAGGTACGGCTCTTCTCACGCGCTATCAAGCTAGCACTCTTGCAGCTTGGGCAGCGGTGCTCATAGGAGGAGGCGTGTATATCAGTGGGTATTTCATCACCATTCCTTTCTCTAGAGATTTGATTGCTTGGTTAAGCTCTCTTACAGCTTTTATTTTTATCGAAATTTTATACGTGTACATCGGAAAGCCTTCTGAAGAGAAAGTCTGATTCTCTGTTTTCGATGATCTTTTTCTGTACACCTGGTGTCTGTGCTCACCTTCTTGTTTTCACAAGAAGGTGAGTTGCGTAGTTAAGCTTGTCTTGAGTCAGGATTCGGAAGGTGTTTTAAACTAGAAAGGAGTTCTATAAAAGAAGATAAGAAGGCTTGGAATAAAGGTTCGTCGGGATGGTTAGGGATGCCTTGGAGTATTTTTCTACAATAATAAATTAGCCAGTATAAAGCATAAAATAGACATTGTAAAAGGTAGAGTTTGCATGTTTGTTTTACCATATACCTCCATGAAGAAAATACTCTTATTCCTTCATTGTTATTTGATAATCAAATAGTTAAACATGCAAAACTTTGCAATATAATTTTTTAAAATAAATTTAACGCATCGTTATTAAAGATTTTTATATTTCCACTGATTAGTTATTTTTAATTGTAAAGTAGCCCTTAAGATCACCTCCACGTTTTTGTGTGGTTGTGATTTTGCAGGGGAAAATTCCTATCTATGGCTTCCTTGGCAGATAGAGTACGTCTCTCTTATGGATGCGAATAGATCACTAAGTTCTTCAGGTGTGATGTGTTGTTTCCCATCACAGAGAGCTTTTTCTGGAGACTCATGTATTTCTATCATTAAGCCATCAGCACCCGCCGCCATAGCAGCTTTTGCTAGAGGAGGCACTAAAGAGCGTTTCCCCGCGGCATGAGAAGGATCTACAATCACGGGAAGAGGACTCACTTCTTTAAGTAAAGCCACAGTGTTCAGGTCTAGGGTATACCGTGTGGACGTTTCAAAAGTGCGTATACCGCGTTCACAAAGAATGACACCAGGACAGGAGGGAGAGTTCAGAAGATATTCTGCAGAGGATAGCCACTCTTCTATAGTTGCGGAAGGGTGACGTTTAAGAATAACAGGACGATGACTTTTGCTGACTTCTTGAAGCAGGACAAAGTTTTGCATATTCCTTGCTCCGATACGAAGAAAATCCACGTTTTCTGCTGTAATTTCTACATCACGAACATCTAAGACTTCGGTTTCCGTAAGTAGGCCGTGGATACGCTGAGCTTCTTTATGCCAAATCACCTTTTCTTTCCCCCAGCCTTGAAAGGTGAAGGGGCTTGTTCTAGGTTTTCTTATCGATCCTCGCAGTACTGTAGCTCCTGCTGCTTTGGCAGCAAGACCGATAGTCACAGTATGCTCGTAGCTTTCTAGAGTGCAGGGGCCTGCTATAAGAAGAGGCTCTCCTTTCCCTATGACGATATCAGAAGATAGGGAAAGAAGAAAATTCGGATCCTTAGCAGATTGTTTTAACGTGTGTGGGAGAGGATAGGTAGTCGTAAGAATAAGAAAGCATCCTTTAAGTTATGGTTGGTTTTGCGCATCTCCTTGGTTTGTTACTCTTGATGTGTCATGAGCATCTTTAGGTAACAAACAGTTGTAGTGGTTGTTTGCACGTAATACAAAAATCTTAGCCTGTTGCTCCGGAACATAGTCCGTTTGGAAAAATCCTTGAGTCGCCGCTAACGGACTGAGTTGTCTTACGGTTTGTGTTAAACTCGCATCTCCTAGGTATTGGCAAAGAGCTAATGAACCTAAAGCTGAAGAAATCGCACTAATATGCTCATCTTCTGCCTGAGTGTTTACAGAGTTAAATGTGTGCATAAGCTCTCGGATATCTATAGTGTTTAAATCATGAATAAGGGATTGATATGCCTCAGGATGTGGGTTGTTCCTACGTACTAAAGAGAAGAGGAAAGCACGTTGTAAGTTGTTATACGTAGTTAGTCTGTCAATATTTGACCAGAACAATGTCGTCCACATATCGAGATGTTCTGTTATGTCCGTTTTTATTCGGATAGTTTGTTCCATTGCATAGGTCTTGAGTCTACTTGCCAACTCTGTATTCTCATCTAACAGCTGTGCGTTCGTTTGCAAAAAGCTGTAAAGTAAAACGTCGTTGGGAACGGACTGACTAAACGGTGTAATCGTTCTTTGTGGGGTGGTTCTATGACCCACGACATCCATTTGATAAATAAATTGTTCCCATAAGAGAGGGTGGGCTGTTCGTGTATCCTGAAGTAACGCGGTCGTTTGCTCGGCATTTCCTGAATCCATGATTTGGAAGAACTTAGTTCTCATGTTGGGGCAAAGAGACAAAGCACAAGGATCTCTAGATAGGAAGGATAATAAGGATTCAATGGTTTGTGTGGTGATAGTATCTCCACATGCAGGGGGATGCCAGCAGAAGGCACCAAAAATACTTCCTCCGAAAGACAATACACGGTACGTGTTGGGCTTATTCCTTAAAGCTTGTTGTAAATGCGGTTGGTACAACAACATGATTTTCTTTGCTGCATTCGCTGTTACGCGATTGGTAAGTAAGGAAGGATATTGTAAAAGGAAGAAGAACATTTTTATCCCCTCCGCATAAACTTTATCCTTAGCATTTGTAGAAGCTTCTAAATCCAATCCCCTAAATATCTCAGAATTCATCATTTCTGTATAGGAAGCTACTTGATTAGGATTATGTTGGATATGAGATAAAATTGTGTCTAAAGATCTGCGTAATTCTTCTACAGGAGTATTTTGTGGCGTAGCTTGCATCAATTTAGCGATGAGCCTGTAGGTGTGACCTAATTGTACAATCATATTCGAAGATCTAAACCCATCACAAAGCGAGAGAGCCACTTCAATCAAGCTTCCTGCTTGTTTTTGAGCCCAAGAAGCTTGCAGTTTTGTATTAAGAATATCTGCTACTTCTCCTTGCCAATTTAGAGCGTGCTCTAAGTCTAAGTTATTGCCTATAATCCCTGCTAATGTAGTTTTTGCATGTGTTAAGAAATCATTACATACCGTATTGTTTGTTACACATGAAGGATGAGAGAGTAGGAAAGCAAGGAAAGCTACAGGGGTAGGGATCTGTTGATCTGGCCTTGCTCTCATTAGGGATTGAGTGAATTTCTGGTAATGTCCTTGAATTTCTACAGGGAGCGAGGTAATGATCGGGAGAGTATTTGCCTCAGTTAGATCTCCAGCAGTTAGGGTAGCACTCACCGTATTGAGTAACTCATCTAACGTTGTTTGAAAAAGAGTTTCTTCTTGCTGTTTTTCCTGAGGTAGCTGTTGGATTTTTTGATGGTTGAGGAGCATGTGCGATAAGAACTCTAAAACCAACTCTAATTGATTTGCAGCTCCCGTTATGGGCAATACGTCGCCTCGGAAGATATGTTGTAAAATCGGGCTCGAAGGCTCTGTTTGAATGATATTTTTCAGAGCTTCTGCTAACATCTCCGGAGCATCGGTCATCTGACCTAAAATTAAAGCTCGAACGTTCTGTTCCCCTCCCAGATTGGTTAAACGTGCTTCATCTAAAGTGTAAAGAGCCAGGTTACGTAAATAAGAAATTGCTTTAGGTGTGTGTATGGGGGAAAGAAGAATGTTATCGTACAGATCTTTCACATTGTTGTAGTTCTGGCATTGTCTAATCACCGTAGCCATCTGTTCCGTAAGTAAAAGATTTCTCGCCGATGACTGGGCAAAAGGTAATCCCATAATACGCTGAGCTTCCTTCTCGAATGCTTGCGGATCTCCTGAACGCATTAATGAACACATCCACCCTATGTGGAAAGAACGGTAAAAGCAGTTACCGTCTCCAGGAACATCAACAGAGTAATAGTTGTCATTCAGGTGGGTTAACTGGGATAACAGCAAACGAGAGACGCGAGTGTGTTCATTTTGAGGATTACCTGTGCGGACGACAGTTTCAAGATCATGCATCATTAAATGGAATGTCGAGCGAATGTTTTTAGGATAGGTAGCAATGAATAGAGGATTAAGGATTTGCGCAGAGGTAATCGTTAAACGCGCATTGTTAGGAGCTAACCCTTGTTCATTAAAATGAACCATAGCTTCTAAAGATTTATTATCCACACCTTGTGGTAACACCCCTAAGCTTTGTATGCGCCCAATAATTTCAGATAGACTAGGTAATCCTGGGAGTAGAGGTCTTTGTTGTACTTGAGGTAGTCGTAGAGTTTCTGTTTTGGGCTGAGGGAGTGGGGTAGGTCCAGCAGGGGGAGGAGTAATCGGCTGTGGATGCGGTTGTGTTGTCACTGGTGGTTGGGGTGCTGGCGGAGGAAGATCTAATATACTCTTGGTAATAGGTTGTTGAGCCGGAGGTAGGCTGGAGACTTCTTGCTGAGGGATTTGTGGAGTTTCTGTTGTGGTCTGAGGGGGTGGGATAGGTGCAGCAGGAGGAGGAACTATCGGCTGTGGATGCGGTTGTGTTGCCGCTGGTGGTTGGGGCGCTGGAGGAGGAAGATCTAATAGGCTCTTGGTAACCGGTTGTTGAGCCGGAGGCAGGCTGGGGACTTCTGGTTGAGGGCTTTGTGGAGTTTCTGTTGTGGTCTGAGGAGGTGGGGTAGGTGCAGCAGGAGGAGGAGTGATCGGCTGTGGACGCGGTTGTGTTGTCCCTGTTGGGATAGGTGTAGCCGCAGGGAGATTTACAGGAGCTGGGGGAGTAGGATGTTGAGGCGGTTGTAATGGAGCTCTTCTTCGTAAAGATTCAAGATATGCAGGTGAGCCTGCGACAGGCGTTCTAGGCAATTGTGGTAGAGGGAGTTGGGACCTGGGAGTCTGTGGTACACTTGGAGTCTGTGGTACAACAGGAATTATAGGTTGTGGGGTCACTTGTGCTGTGTGACGAGTACAGTAGTGAAAGAGCAGCAGGAGACCCAAAGTAATGATATGCAACAGCACATAGGCAACTAGCCTCAAGGCTCTAATACACAAGGGATCCTGTGGATTGACTTGTAAATGATAAAGATTATTTCTTCCTGGAGTAGGGCAGGAAGGGGGGGGTAAAGAAGATGAGCTCATAATTGAATTTTTTTATATGGTCACATACTTACTCGCTTTCGATGTCAATTAATTTAAAATCATATTTCGAGTTTGATGATTTATTATTGTGTATGTAAAGTATACCATACTTTTAGTTATTATAGCATAGTTTTTATGAAACAGTTGATTTCTTACCTTCGAATCTTGTTTTTCGGGTGTTGTTTATTCTTAGTAGGTTGCAGTTCTTCTGTTAAGAGAGATAAAATTTGGATAGTAGGTACGAATGCTACCTATCCCCCCTTTGAATTTATTGATGAAAACGGAAATACCATTGGTTTTGATATAGATCTTGCGGAAGCGATTAGCCGACAACTTGGTAAAGAATTGAAGGTTGTGGAGTTCTCTTTTGATGCATTGATTCTCAATCTAAAGAAACATCGCATAGATGCGATTTTGGCAGGGATGTCAATTACGCAATCGCGTCAAAAAGAAATTGCTATGCTTCCTTATCATGGAGAGGGCGTCCGTGAGCTCACTGTTGTATCTAAACAGCCTGTAAATAAAGATACTGTTCTTCCTTTATCTAAATATTCTTCGGTGGCTGTACAAACGGGAACTTTCCATGAGGATTACCTGTTATCTTTGCCAGGAGTCTGTGTGCGTTCTTTTGATAGCACTTTAGAGGTTCTAATGGAGGTGGGTTGTAAGAAATCCCCAATAGCTGTTCTTGAGCCTTCTGTTGCTCGTGTGGTACTAAAAGAGTTTCCTGATTTATATACGACAACCGTAGATCTACCTGAAGATCAGTGGGTTTTAGGGTGCGGCTTAGGTATAGCGAAAGATCGTCCTGAGCACGTGAAAGAAGTTCAAAACGCTTTGGATGAGCTGCAAGCTGATGGAACTATCCTAAAATTAGAAAAAAAATGGGGATTAGATAAACAGGGTTTTTAACACCTTTTTATTAAGAAGACTCTTTCTCTCTATTTTTCGATCAGTATTTTAAATAGATCAGATTATTTTCTGTTATATAAGAATGCGTTTGTTTTTATACACTTTTATAATTTGATCTTTTCTATTCCTTTTGTTATTTTCTTTCTAATTATTTTAAGGTGCCGGATATGTTTGGATCATCTCCCTGTTGCCCTGGTTTCAAGGATAACCCGGACTATGAAAACACGCATTTTTATTGTTCTTGTTGCAAAGGGGTAGTGCAACCCAGAGAAGTTTCTGTTCTTGTTGTCGGTAGTGATGGGAAGGCTAGTGGTATTGCTCCTGTTTTGCGATGTCAGAGTCATTTGATCAACGGCATGTGTTCTTCCGGGCCAATAACAACGTTATGGGGGTTGTACCCTAAGGATGAAGAGGCTGTTCGCACACAGGAAAAGATGAAAAGCGTATATTTCCGGGTCCGCAACCTAGATATCTGTGCTTTGTTGAATTTTATCGGCGCGGGTATACTATTTTTTGCCGGAGTTACTCTTGGTGTCATTGTTGCTTCCCCGGTAATCCCCGGCGTGCATCATTGGTTTTTCCCAGCAATTTTATTAGGAGTGGGTTTGATCCTATGTTTGATAGGAGCCATTTTCAGTTACTTTTCAAAGGCTCGTGTACGGGAATGGTTAGATCTTTCACAACATTATGTGCAACATTGTGAGTTGGTGCATGTACAAGCTGGTACAGAAAAATATGTGGTACTTACAGAATTTCCTCC is a genomic window of Chlamydia psittaci 6BC containing:
- a CDS encoding MYG1 family protein, with translation MRIPRSVGTHDGSFHADEVTACALLILFDLVDEEKVIRTRNPEKLAECEYVCDVGGVYSPDQKRFDHHQVSYEGPWSSAGMVLHYLKEQRLIDLEEYHFLNHTLIHGIDEQDNGRFFSKEGFCSFSDIIKIYNPEEGRNASDADFFFSLKFTIDLLKRLRNKFRYDRMCRDVVRSAMEKDEFCLFFDRPLAWQENFFFLGGEQHPAAFVCFPACDQWILRGIPPTLDRRMEVRVPFPESWAGLLGKELEEISGIPGAIFCHKGLFLSVWDSKEHCRRALQLVLENRGLV
- a CDS encoding histidine triad nucleotide-binding protein; the protein is MTIFERIIEGSIDCEKVFENENFIAIKDRFPQAAVHLLIIPKKHIEKLQDMQDEDFSLLAEAGKIIQQLAEAFGIAEGYRVVINNGVDGGQSVFHLHIHLLGGSSLGAIA
- a CDS encoding HEAT repeat domain-containing protein, whose translation is MRQHLLIGDFPRAIQEAKALLSSSECSLSETRLALKALAQGKDYASWHREFTKARKRYPQLAKDRDTLEDFAQQVLSDGMRHPSMTVRAVSILSIGLARDFRLVPLVLASLSDDSVIVRTLGLQVVLQYGSQSLKDAVCKIARHDDSMQVRMMAYQIAAILDIEELLPYLQERANNKLVDGEERREAWKASLMLTPHLLSRSRVQEDMDQALFACELLHHVGEEKDESVLLDLLSIQYPEVQEAALRAALSCGREVSCKSKKVADQVRYIAQTSPFPKVRLQAAALLYLQRDPLGEELLVQGLLSPLASICESASAAVCSLGIGGKDLADRYLNIVVSRRAAANLAILLLVSRTHVERAGDVIADFISDPEMCWAIEQFLWSSQWNPKSASLPLYFDMVKREIGRKLIRLLAVSKYSKVKKVTGDFLANRQQHGWSFFSGLFWEEGDEQTAQIWTADKSFASKLESTLARLCQKKNSESLHQAMQLYPESRWQDKLAILEGIAFSENTEGVDFLLECCYHEPPSLRCAAAGALFALFK
- a CDS encoding sodium:solute symporter family protein; translation: MNFGLFLCCLLGVQALCIFVGRRGGSTVQDREGYFLAGRSLKTFSLTMTFIATQIGGGVLLGAAEEAARYGYGVILYPLGVALGLIFLGVGPGRKLASGSIVTVVTLFESVYKSKKLRKMAFLLSALSLFFILVAQIVALDKLFGVFSYGKYLTAIFWITLVFYTSTGGFRGVVRTDIVQALFLLIAVITCAVSVWYGSSKFTQIVSPSVFEPLPTSKLPGWIFMPMVFMVVEQDMAQRCVAASSPRRLQWAAIFAGIVILLFNLIPLFLGSLGAKLGISQGCVLIDTVAYVSGPSLAAIMAAAIGVAILSTADSLISAVAQLISEEVPQLSSLNYRYLIGMIAVLAPVAALGFSNIVDLLMLSYGLSVCCLSVPLGTALLTRYQASTLAAWAAVLIGGGVYISGYFITIPFSRDLIAWLSSLTAFIFIEILYVYIGKPSEEKV
- the aroF gene encoding 3-deoxy-7-phosphoheptulonate synthase; translated protein: MLTTTYPLPHTLKQSAKDPNFLLSLSSDIVIGKGEPLLIAGPCTLESYEHTVTIGLAAKAAGATVLRGSIRKPRTSPFTFQGWGKEKVIWHKEAQRIHGLLTETEVLDVRDVEITAENVDFLRIGARNMQNFVLLQEVSKSHRPVILKRHPSATIEEWLSSAEYLLNSPSCPGVILCERGIRTFETSTRYTLDLNTVALLKEVSPLPVIVDPSHAAGKRSLVPPLAKAAMAAGADGLMIEIHESPEKALCDGKQHITPEELSDLFASIRETYSICQGSHR
- a CDS encoding membrane protein, with product MSSSSLPPPSCPTPGRNNLYHLQVNPQDPLCIRALRLVAYVLLHIITLGLLLLFHYCTRHTAQVTPQPIIPVVPQTPSVPQTPRSQLPLPQLPRTPVAGSPAYLESLRRRAPLQPPQHPTPPAPVNLPAATPIPTGTTQPRPQPITPPPAAPTPPPQTTTETPQSPQPEVPSLPPAQQPVTKSLLDLPPPAPQPPAATQPHPQPIVPPPAAPIPPPQTTTETPQIPQQEVSSLPPAQQPITKSILDLPPPAPQPPVTTQPHPQPITPPPAGPTPLPQPKTETLRLPQVQQRPLLPGLPSLSEIIGRIQSLGVLPQGVDNKSLEAMVHFNEQGLAPNNARLTITSAQILNPLFIATYPKNIRSTFHLMMHDLETVVRTGNPQNEHTRVSRLLLSQLTHLNDNYYSVDVPGDGNCFYRSFHIGWMCSLMRSGDPQAFEKEAQRIMGLPFAQSSARNLLLTEQMATVIRQCQNYNNVKDLYDNILLSPIHTPKAISYLRNLALYTLDEARLTNLGGEQNVRALILGQMTDAPEMLAEALKNIIQTEPSSPILQHIFRGDVLPITGAANQLELVLEFLSHMLLNHQKIQQLPQEKQQEETLFQTTLDELLNTVSATLTAGDLTEANTLPIITSLPVEIQGHYQKFTQSLMRARPDQQIPTPVAFLAFLLSHPSCVTNNTVCNDFLTHAKTTLAGIIGNNLDLEHALNWQGEVADILNTKLQASWAQKQAGSLIEVALSLCDGFRSSNMIVQLGHTYRLIAKLMQATPQNTPVEELRRSLDTILSHIQHNPNQVASYTEMMNSEIFRGLDLEASTNAKDKVYAEGIKMFFFLLQYPSLLTNRVTANAAKKIMLLYQPHLQQALRNKPNTYRVLSFGGSIFGAFCWHPPACGDTITTQTIESLLSFLSRDPCALSLCPNMRTKFFQIMDSGNAEQTTALLQDTRTAHPLLWEQFIYQMDVVGHRTTPQRTITPFSQSVPNDVLLYSFLQTNAQLLDENTELASRLKTYAMEQTIRIKTDITEHLDMWTTLFWSNIDRLTTYNNLQRAFLFSLVRRNNPHPEAYQSLIHDLNTIDIRELMHTFNSVNTQAEDEHISAISSALGSLALCQYLGDASLTQTVRQLSPLAATQGFFQTDYVPEQQAKIFVLRANNHYNCLLPKDAHDTSRVTNQGDAQNQP
- a CDS encoding transporter substrate-binding domain-containing protein, which codes for MKQLISYLRILFFGCCLFLVGCSSSVKRDKIWIVGTNATYPPFEFIDENGNTIGFDIDLAEAISRQLGKELKVVEFSFDALILNLKKHRIDAILAGMSITQSRQKEIAMLPYHGEGVRELTVVSKQPVNKDTVLPLSKYSSVAVQTGTFHEDYLLSLPGVCVRSFDSTLEVLMEVGCKKSPIAVLEPSVARVVLKEFPDLYTTTVDLPEDQWVLGCGLGIAKDRPEHVKEVQNALDELQADGTILKLEKKWGLDKQGF
- a CDS encoding membrane protein; its protein translation is MFGSSPCCPGFKDNPDYENTHFYCSCCKGVVQPREVSVLVVGSDGKASGIAPVLRCQSHLINGMCSSGPITTLWGLYPKDEEAVRTQEKMKSVYFRVRNLDICALLNFIGAGILFFAGVTLGVIVASPVIPGVHHWFFPAILLGVGLILCLIGAIFSYFSKARVREWLDLSQHYVQHCELVHVQAGTEKYVVLTEFPPSCHLLDPILAAPPFHPTVLPLPIPELLTTESASSFS